One part of the Pristis pectinata isolate sPriPec2 chromosome 15, sPriPec2.1.pri, whole genome shotgun sequence genome encodes these proteins:
- the mterf2 gene encoding transcription termination factor 2, mitochondrial yields the protein MYGAISLRRMLGVGLLRSGQCREWSPLWSGRTSQGRAQFVSSRAEGEENQRTVNSLHSLSVDVARVRQLKRWVLLADEAYVSETADILKEMGAKERTVARILQRCPEAVLCAPVETSPQRELWASLCPNKEELLRIVEQFPDSFFISRNAGNWQDNIEYLQQLNLNKRMISRLLATCPQAFSNNVRKNRAVVETLQQTFLQLGGTQANMNIWLMKLLSQNPFTLLKPPETVGENLACLQLLGFSKAECLQLLTKLKGLILELSPPAMEESVGFCERELHCSGEGLRQLVLRCPGLLYCSVAVLQERLSVILGEGFSVEQVKGSPAVLEVSAHILRHRIRKLRSLGYSVERDSLALLDGTRKDFEASCGKMEQRRERPLFNPAAPLNIED from the coding sequence ATGTATGGAGCCATTTCCCTCCGGAGGATGCTTGGAGTGGGGTTACTGCGGAGTGGACAGTGCAGAGAATGGTCACCCCTGTGGAGTGGCAGAACTTCTCAAGGCAGAGCTCAGTTTGTATCCAGCAGAGCAGAAGGAGAGGAGAACCAGCGGACGGTGaactctctgcactctctctcggTGGACGTGGCAAGAGTCCGGCAGCTGAAGAGGTGGGTACTGCTGGCAGATGAGGCTTATGTCAGCGAAACTGCTGACATTTTAAAGGAAATGGGAGCCAAGGAGAGGACGGTGGCCCGGATCTTACAGCGATGTCCTGAAGCTGTTCTCTGTGCACCAGTTGAAACCAGCCCCCAGCGAGAGCTGTGGGCCAGTCTGTGCCCCAACAAGGAAGAGCTGCTGAGAATCGTCGAGCAGTTCCCAGACTCCTTCTTTATCAGCAGGAACGCCGGGAACTGGCAGGACAACATCGAGTACCTGCAGCAGTTGAACCTGAACAAGAGGATGATCAGCCGCCTGCTGGCCACTTGTCCACAGGCATTTAGCAACAACGTGAGGAAGAATCGGGCCGTGGTTGAGACCTTGCAGCAGACTTTCCTTCAGCTGGGTGGCACCCAGGCCAACATGAACATCTGGCTGATGAAACTGCTGAGCCAGAATCCCTTCACCTTGTTGAAACCGCCAGAGACCGTGGGGGAAAACCTGGCCTGCCTTCAGCTGCTGGGCTTCAGCAAGGCTGAGTGCTTGCAGCTCCTCACCAAGCTCAAGGGGCTAATCCTAGAGCTGTCACCCCCTGCGATGGAGGAAAGCGTTGGGTTCTGTGAGCGAGAGCTGCACTGCAGTGGTGAGGGACTGCGGCAGCTGGTGCTGAGGTGCCCGGGCCTGCTGTACTGTTCGGTTGCAGTGTTGCAGGAACGGCTTTCTGTCATCCTGGGGGAAGGCTTCTCTGTGGAGCAGGTGAAGGGGAGCCCAGCCGTCCTGGAGGTGTCTGCACATATCCTGCGGCACCGGATCAGGAAGCTGCGCTCACTGGGTTACAGTGTGGAGAGGGACAGTCTGGCTCTgctggatggaaccaggaaggaCTTTGAGGCCAGTTGTGGAAAGATGGAGCAGAGAAGGGAACGGCCCTTGTTTAATCCAGCGGCTCCCTTAAACATCGAGGACTAA
- the zgc:153031 gene encoding zgc:153031 isoform X3 yields the protein MDGKPLRLIAATDTALGIGRDGRLPWHLPNEFDRFLSRVTAVSGPGKRNLLIWGRHSAVRPSQPLPNCHRVCLSRNLSCVPPGADHLCRDFASAVQLAYLPPLSDHIETIWVLGGTHVYQEALKHPNCDQIYLTNIMADFNCDTFFPEFDRETFRLLEEFPGIPSEIQEENGIKYKFQVFQKVTSQ from the exons ATGGACGGGAAACCCTTGCGTCTGATCGCCGCCACCGACACGGCGCTCGGGATCGGGCGGGACGGCCGCCTGCCCTGGCACCTGCC GAACGAGTTCGACCGGTTCCTGTCCCGGGTCACCGCCGTCTCAGGGCCGG GCAAGAGGAACCTGCTGATCTGGGGTAGACACAGTGCAGTCAGACCCTCCCAGCCACTGCCAAACTGCCACCGCGTCTGCTTAAGTAGGAACCTGAG TTGTGTGCCTCCCGGTGCTGATCACCTCTGCCGAGACTTTGCCAGTGCGGTCCAGCTCGCCTACCTCCCTCCTCTGAGTGATCACATCGAAACCATCTGGGTACTGGGCGGGACACACGTCTATCAG GAAGCCTTGAAACATCCAAACTGTGACCAGATTTATCTGACAAACATCATGGCTGACTTCAACTGTGACACTTTCTTCCCAGAATTTGACCGGGAGACCTTCCGGCTACTGGAGGA gTTTCCTGGAATTCCAAGTGAAATTCAAGAGGAGAATGGCATCAAATATAAATTTCAAGTCTTTCAGAAAGTTACCAGCCAATGA
- the zgc:153031 gene encoding zgc:153031 isoform X2 yields MDGKPLRLIAATDTALGIGRDGRLPWHLPNEFDRFLSRVTAVSGPGKRNLLIWGRHSAVRPSQPLPNCHRVCLSRNLSCVPPGADHLCRDFASAVQLAYLPPLSDHIETIWVLGGTHVYQLQEALKHPNCDQIYLTNIMADFNCDTFFPEFDRETFRLLEEFPGIPSEIQEENGIKYKFQVFQKVTSQ; encoded by the exons ATGGACGGGAAACCCTTGCGTCTGATCGCCGCCACCGACACGGCGCTCGGGATCGGGCGGGACGGCCGCCTGCCCTGGCACCTGCC GAACGAGTTCGACCGGTTCCTGTCCCGGGTCACCGCCGTCTCAGGGCCGG GCAAGAGGAACCTGCTGATCTGGGGTAGACACAGTGCAGTCAGACCCTCCCAGCCACTGCCAAACTGCCACCGCGTCTGCTTAAGTAGGAACCTGAG TTGTGTGCCTCCCGGTGCTGATCACCTCTGCCGAGACTTTGCCAGTGCGGTCCAGCTCGCCTACCTCCCTCCTCTGAGTGATCACATCGAAACCATCTGGGTACTGGGCGGGACACACGTCTATCAG TTACAGGAAGCCTTGAAACATCCAAACTGTGACCAGATTTATCTGACAAACATCATGGCTGACTTCAACTGTGACACTTTCTTCCCAGAATTTGACCGGGAGACCTTCCGGCTACTGGAGGA gTTTCCTGGAATTCCAAGTGAAATTCAAGAGGAGAATGGCATCAAATATAAATTTCAAGTCTTTCAGAAAGTTACCAGCCAATGA
- the zgc:153031 gene encoding zgc:153031 isoform X1 — protein MDGKPLRLIAATDTALGIGRDGRLPWHLPNEFDRFLSRVTAVSGPGKRNLLIWGRHSAVRPSQPLPNCHRVCLSRNLSCVPPGADHLCRDFASAVQLAYLPPLSDHIETIWVLGGTHVYQETFNRTRASAVAEAPIIHFLSQLQEALKHPNCDQIYLTNIMADFNCDTFFPEFDRETFRLLEEFPGIPSEIQEENGIKYKFQVFQKVTSQ, from the exons ATGGACGGGAAACCCTTGCGTCTGATCGCCGCCACCGACACGGCGCTCGGGATCGGGCGGGACGGCCGCCTGCCCTGGCACCTGCC GAACGAGTTCGACCGGTTCCTGTCCCGGGTCACCGCCGTCTCAGGGCCGG GCAAGAGGAACCTGCTGATCTGGGGTAGACACAGTGCAGTCAGACCCTCCCAGCCACTGCCAAACTGCCACCGCGTCTGCTTAAGTAGGAACCTGAG TTGTGTGCCTCCCGGTGCTGATCACCTCTGCCGAGACTTTGCCAGTGCGGTCCAGCTCGCCTACCTCCCTCCTCTGAGTGATCACATCGAAACCATCTGGGTACTGGGCGGGACACACGTCTATCAG GAGACCTTCAACAGGACCAGAGCTTCCGCTGTGGCAGAAGCGCCAATCATCCATTTTCTGTCTCAGTTACAGGAAGCCTTGAAACATCCAAACTGTGACCAGATTTATCTGACAAACATCATGGCTGACTTCAACTGTGACACTTTCTTCCCAGAATTTGACCGGGAGACCTTCCGGCTACTGGAGGA gTTTCCTGGAATTCCAAGTGAAATTCAAGAGGAGAATGGCATCAAATATAAATTTCAAGTCTTTCAGAAAGTTACCAGCCAATGA